One stretch of Pelmatolapia mariae isolate MD_Pm_ZW linkage group LG3_W, Pm_UMD_F_2, whole genome shotgun sequence DNA includes these proteins:
- the LOC135932543 gene encoding NACHT, LRR and PYD domains-containing protein 5-like produces MEEEDGAGSAASSCVSVRSDWSKEQPPQFSNEPAATIVEQEGAEVSTGQSAQQHQTHLDSVVMRLEDNITMFVKNELKKIQKLLSPDHPETLKSQMEDEEMFGGEDEDERKSCREAFLKITLHFLRRLKQHEMADHLQSKIFASLRKRELKAQLKKKFQCVFEGIAKAGSPTLLNQIYTELHITEGGTAEVNDEHEVRQIETASRKPDRAETTIRHEDIFKVSPGRDEPIRTVLTKGVAGIGKTVLTQKYSLDWAEDKANQDIQFIFPFTFRELNVLKEEKFSLVELVHHFFNQTNQSGICRLEDFQVVFILDGLDECRLNLDFKKTKILTETRKSTSLDELLTNLIRGNLLPSARLWITTRPAAAYQIPPQCVDMVTECAVDKALQSPNGHLDLFLRFLLGLKTNQTRLQGLMTQTGSSAQTNQEAVKYIKKKLNKLSPAQWSALVFILLSSEKDLDEFNLQKCFGSEEALLRLLPVVKVSKKAL; encoded by the exons atggaggaagaggatggagCAGGATCTGCAGCatccagctgtgtgtctgtgaggagtgactgGTCCAAAGAACAACCTCCACAGTTCAGTAATGAACCTGCAGCAACAAT agtggagcaGGAGGGAGCAGAGGTTTCCACTGGTCAGTCTGCACAGCAACATCAAACACACCTGGACTCTGTGGTTATG cggctggaggacaacatcaccatgtttgtgaagaacgagctgaagaagatccagaagcttCTGAGTCCAGATCACCCAGAAACTTTAAAGAGCCAGATGGAGGATGAGGAGATGTTTGGAGGTGAGgatgaagatgaaagaaagagcTGCAGAGAAGCATTTCTGAAGATCACACTCCACTTCTTGAGGAGACTTAAGCAGCATGAGATGGCTGACcatctgcagagca AAATATTTGCTTCACTCCGTAAACGTGAACTTAAAGCCcaactgaagaagaagttccagtgtgtgtttgagggcatcgctaaagcaggaagccCAACCCtcctgaatcagatctacacagagctccacatcacagagggagggactgcagaggtcaatgatgaacatgaggtcagacagattgaaacagcatccaggaaaccagacagagcagaaacaaccatcagacacgaagacatctttaaagtctcacctggaagagacgaaccaatcagaacagtgctgacaaagggagtggctggcattgggaaaacagtcttaacacagaaatacagcctggactgggctgaagacaaagccaaccaggacatccagttcatatttccattcactttcagagagctgaatgtgctgaaagaggaaaagttcagcttggtggaacttgttcatcacttctttaatCAAACTAACCAATCAGGAATCTGCAGgcttgaagacttccaggttgtgttcatacttgatggtctggatgagtgtcgacttaaTTTGGACTTCAAGAAAACTAAAATCCTGACTGAAACaagaaagtccacctcattggatgagctgctgacaaacctcatcaGAGGGAACCTGCTCCCTTCTGCTCGCCTTTGGATAAcaacacgacctgcagcagcctaTCAGATCCCTCCTCAGTGTGTcgacatggtgacagag TGTGCTGtggacaaggccttacagagccccaatggacacctggacttgttccttcGTTTTCTCTTGGGTCTGAAGACTAATCAAACTCGTTTGCAAGGCCtgatgacacagacaggaagtagcgcACAGACCAATCAAGAAGCAGTCaagtacatcaagaagaagctca ataaactgtctcctgctcagtggtcagctctggtcttcatcttactgtcatcagaaaaagatctggatgagTTTAACCTGCAGAAATGCTTTggttcagaggaggctcttctgaggctgctgccagtggtcaaagtcTCTAAAAAAGCTCTGTAA